The Corvus cornix cornix isolate S_Up_H32 chromosome 26, ASM73873v5, whole genome shotgun sequence nucleotide sequence caatgtatttatttacatacaTTAATTAGATGcaacaaatttcatttttagccCAGAACATGCAGTTAGACAGACTGGCTCAGAGCAAAGAGGGGATGGAAAAGACCCTGTACCTTGGCCACAACCCTcttgctgggctgcagctccatcctTCAGCACCCCTGGACATATGGACAATGCTCAAGTCCTCAGGAGCTGCACCTGGGGAGATGTGGGCTGGTGAagccccagagcagggctgggctctgcagcaggactcGGGCAAGTGCTGCACCAGGTAAGGGCCCTCTCTGTGGGCACAGCCCAACTGCTGAACCTGCACCTGCTGGACACCTCTGCTCTGGGGGAAAAGTGGactccttccccctccctctctgAGTGCAGGGGAGCATGAGGCCCCTTCCCTCAAAAGCTCCAGTATTCCACAAGGAATTCAGATCTCTCTTAACACAACATCTGAGGCCTTCCTCACTAGGAGAAGTGAGCAGTTCTCTGGCAAACCCTCCCCAGGGAGCTCTGGAGGAAAAGAAGCACACACAGCttgggtgtctgcagagtttATTGCTGCCCCTTAGTAGAGGCGCTGGGGTTTCCCCATGGTGCTCTTGATGTACAGAGCTCGCACGTTCTGCCAGTTCTTCTTCAGCAGGGACACCAGGAAGTTGATGGCCAGGTGGATGTTGTAGACGAGCTCGTCCTCTGTCATCTTCACGTGACCGACAGCCACAGCCAGACAGAGCACCTGGGGACAGACACAGGTACAGCTTccacaggcaaagcaaaagtGACTCAAGCACCACTCATCAGTGTGGTGGGCTGTGCCATGGTCTGGACACAGCTTCCCCAGACCACCCACAGGCTTTTccacctgcctgcagcacctggaTGCCACCTCTAACACATGCAGAGGTGACTGGGTGAGGTGTGAGATGGGACACCAGGAAGGAGCCGTGGCACACTGCAGAACTGGCACTGGAGCAACCCTTGGGGTTACCCCTGCTCCCACACCCTGCTCTGCCAAGCCCACACCAGCTTCACTTTCTGCCTCTGGCCCCCAGCCCTCTCTCTCTGCACTGTGACAAAGGCCAAGCCTCCTCCTGGCCTGgcctccctgagcagcctggaaGTCAGCGCTCCCCACAGGCTGGAGGTAGAAGGATTTACACAAGCGAGCCAACAGGCCAAGTGTCAGGACATCATTAGCTCAGCTATTTTAAATGCTCAGGCATTTGCAAACCCTCACATCTGCTGTgtcctcccagctgtgcccccaGGAGTCACACTTAGCCCACTGACACAGGATTAGGATGCCCGAACAGGGTTATTTTGGTTTGAGGGAGTCAGCTTGCTTTAACAGCGAGAGCAGatccccacagagctgctcccaagTTCACTGGGACAGAGTCAAGTCCCAGACTCGCCCCAGGCAAAGCCCCACTCATGCTCAGCCCCCCAGGGACATGCTTGGCCACATCCCACCCCACGAGCATCACCCACATGCTGGGAGAAGCATTAATTACACTGGactgtgctcagcactgaaaTATCCAGTCATCTCCTCATCATTTGCTCCAAGATCTGTCAACCACAGTTAAATTATTCCTCCTTTCTGGCTGGCCACTAACATTACATTACCATCTCTCCTTGCCAGAGGAAACAAGCTACAGCTTCAGGAACACTCGAGGGACACCTACAGCCCAACCCAGAGATGGCAGAGACATGGAACAACCCTCAGGTACACAACTAAAGCCGTGCTTTACCTTCTTCATCTGAAACTTGATGGTCGATTTGACCTCATCCACCTTAGCCACCAGGTTCTCGTTGTGGGTGAGCAGAGAAGGGAATTTCCCGGCTTTGTTCAGGCCCGGGCCCAGGATTCGAGGAATTTGTTTGATCAAGGACTCGGAAGCCA carries:
- the RPL10A gene encoding 60S ribosomal protein L10a isoform X2; amino-acid sequence: MRGGAAAPGLSPPACWGRQVSGCAGCPVLWLKSTPRPKFSVCLLGDQQHCDEAKAVDIPHMDIEALKKLNKNKKLVKKLAKKYDAFLASESLIKQIPRILGPGLNKAGKFPSLLTHNENLVAKVDEVKSTIKFQMKKVLCLAVAVGHVKMTEDELVYNIHLAINFLVSLLKKNWQNVRALYIKSTMGKPQRLY